In Treponema sp. J25, the sequence CGACAGTTCCTGCCGCCCTGACGCAAAGATCATCGTGTCAAACCAGGCGTTCCAGTTCCCTACCGCCACAAACAGGGCCACCGTCGCCAATACCGGCGTAATCAGCGGAAACACGATCCGCAAAAAGATCCGGAAATCCCCCGCCCCATCAATCCGCGCCGATTCCACAAGACTATCCGGAATCGTCCCAATGTAGGTCCGGATCACAATAAAGTTAAAGGCATTCACCAACCCGGGAATCACGTACACCCAGAAGCTATTGATGAGCCCCAGACTCCGAATCAAAAAGTAGTACGGTATTAATCCCGCACTCACGTACATCGATAGAATCAAGATAAACGTATACTGCTTGCGCAGCACATACTCCTTCCGGCTCAGCGCATAGGCCAGCATACTCGTCAAGAAAATGTTCCCCACCGTAGAGAGCACCGTCCGTGCCACCGACAC encodes:
- a CDS encoding carbohydrate ABC transporter permease, translating into VSVARTVLSTVGNIFLTSMLAYALSRKEYVLRKQYTFILILSMYVSAGLIPYYFLIRSLGLINSFWVYVIPGLVNAFNFIVIRTYIGTIPDSLVESARIDGAGDFRIFLRIVFPLITPVLATVALFVAVGNWNAWFDTMIFASGRQELSTLQYELMKFLASSQNQARSAADVGAMGMAKDYAASIVTPASIRAAITVVAAAPILVIYPFLQRYFVIGLTVGGVKE